A genome region from Arachis duranensis cultivar V14167 chromosome 8, aradu.V14167.gnm2.J7QH, whole genome shotgun sequence includes the following:
- the LOC107463600 gene encoding laccase-6, translated as MKMANLLVISFMLCLGMLSTTIYNVKLIACASSNGVPTRLYDFKVQTKRVTKLCNTKDIVTINGKFPGPVVYAQEDDRIIVKVTNKTPFNITIHWHGIRQQLSCWYDGPSYITQCPIQSGQSFTYNFTVAKQKGTFFWHAHVSWLRGTVYGAMVVYPKANVHYPFKNPYQEHIILLGEYWIKDLQEIEHSTLASGGAPPRADAFTINGHPGPNYNCSTNDVYQLDVVPRKTYLLRLINAGLNTENFFAIANHKLTIVEADAEYTKPFTTDTVMLGPGQTLNVLVTADQPVGKYSMAVAPYKSGRIVHYQNVSAIACLNYLGAASNSLYLPAKLPKLDDKLAVKTVMDGLRSLNQMDVFKEIDKNLFITIGLNVQKCHSKTPKKNCQAMNNGVLAASMNNISFVNPNISILEAYYKNKKGSYTEDFPDRPSKFYNFVNGAPNNIPHDTQSLNGTRTKVLEYGSKVQLIFQDTGTVNIENHPMHFHGHSFYVVGYGTGNYNPQTAKFNLVDPPYMSTIGVPVGGWAAIRFVANNPGVWYMHCHIDIHQSWGLGMVFIVYNGKGESESLPSPPADLPQC; from the exons ATGAAAATGGCAAACTTATTAGTCATCTCATTTATGCTTTGTCTAGGTATGTTATCTACTACTATCTACAATGTGAAACTCATTGCATGTGCAAGTTCCAATGGAGTACCAACAAGGTTGTATGATTTCAAG GTACAAACTAAAAGAGTTACCAAACTTTGTAACACCAAGGATATTGTCACAATCAATGGCAAGTTTCCAGGACCTGTAGTTTATGCACAAGAAGATGATAGAATCATAGTCAAAGTTACCAATAAGACACCCTTCAATATCACAATTCACTG GCATGGTATCCGGCAACAGTTATCGTGTTGGTACGATGGGCCGTCCTATATCACGCAGTGCCCGATTCAATCAGGACAAAGTTTCACCTATAATTTTACGGTGGCAAAGCAGAAGGGAACCTTCTTTTGGCATGCACATGTTTCTTGGCTAAGAGGCACAGTTTATGGTGCAATGGTTGTTTATCCTAAGGCCAATGTTCATTACCCTTTCAAGAATCCGTATCAAGAGCACATAATCTTATTAG GAGAATATTGGATAAAGGATCTCCAAGAAATTGAGCATTCAACTCTAGCAAGTGGAGGAGCTCCTCCTAGAGCAGATGCATTCACCATTAATGGTCATCCAGGCCCCAACTATAATTGCTCCACTAATG ATGTCTATCAACTTGATGTGGTTCCTAGGAAGACATATTTGTTGAGGCTGATCAATGCTGGTTTAAACACTGAGAATTTCTTTGCCATTGCAAATCACAAACTAACAATTGTGGAAGCTGATGCTGAGTACACGAAGCCGTTCACCACGGACACGGTGATGTTAGGACCAGGCCAAACATTGAATGTCCTTGTCACTGCTGATCAACCCGTAGGGAAATACTCCATGGCTGTGGCGCCTTACAAATCAGGAAGAATTGTTCATTATCAAAACGTTTCAGCAATTGCTTGCTTAAACTATTTAGGAGCTGCATCTAATAGCTTATATTTGCCAGCTAAATTACCCAAACTCGACGATAAACTTGCCGTTAAGACAGTCATGGATGGATTAAGGAGCCTAAACCAAATGGATGTCTTCAAAGAAATTGATAAAAACCTATTCATCACCATTGGATTGAATGTTCAAAAATGCCATTCAAAGACACCGAAGAAGAACTGCCAAGCCATGAATAACGGGGTGCTGGCAGCTTCGATGAACAACATAAGTTTTGTTAATCCGaatatttcaatcctggaagcatactataagaataaaaaaggaTCATATACCGAAGATTTTCCTGACAGACCATCTAAGTTCTACAACTTTGTCAATGGCGCACCTAATAACATTCCACATGACACACAGTCATTGAATGGGACTAGAACAAAAGTCCTTGAGTATGGTAGCAAGGTGCAACTCATTTTCCAGGACACTGGAACAGTAAACATTGAGAACCACCCAATGCATTTCCATGGCCACAGTTTCTATGTTGTAGGCTATGGTACAGGAAATTATAACCCTCAAACTGCGAAATTCAACTTAGTCGATCCTCCGTACATGAGCACGATTGGAGTTCCGGTTGGTGGATGGGCAGCAATTCGCTTTGTCGCCAATAATCCAG GCGTCTGGTATATGCATTGCCACATTGATATACACCAATCATGGGGGCTAGGCATGGTATTTATAGTTTACAACGGAAAAGGGGAATCCGAGTCCCTACCTTCTCCTCCAGCGGACCTGCCACAATGTTAG
- the LOC107463601 gene encoding pyridoxine/pyridoxamine 5'-phosphate oxidase 2 isoform X1 gives MATVAWKQLLLNALESNSHLKHSTFFQLATVGTNGTPSNRTVVFRGFQDNTDNIQINTDARNRKIEELKRWPSAEICWYFTDSWEQFRIHGNIDIIDGANPDPLKLQFILQQREKSWFANSLRSRSQYLGPNPGLPRLIEQAQPEVSLDPSTGPVDAFCLLILEPDQVDYLNLKSNQRLTFKTVVSAATDKSWVMERVNP, from the exons ATGGCGACAGTGGCATGGAAGCAGCTCCTTCTGAACGCTCTTGAATCCAACTCTCATCTCAAGCACTCTACTTTCTTTCAGCTC GCAACGGTTGGAACCAACGGAACACCTTCCAACCGCACCGTTGTTTTCAG AGGATTCCAAGACAACACTGATAACATCCAAATCAACACTGATGCCCGCAATCGCAAg ATTGAAGAGCTCAAGCGTTGGCCCTCTGCTgag atATGCTGGTACTTCACAGATTCTTGGGAGCAATTCCGGATACATGGGAACATAGATATCATTGACGGAGCGAATCCTGACCCACTGAAACTTCAG TTCATACTGCAGCAAAGAGAGAAATCATGGTTTGCGAATTCACTGAGATCAAGGTCACAATATTTAGGGCCGAACCCTGGTCTTCCGCGTCTAATAGAGCAAGCACAGCCAGAAGTATCTTTAGATCCTTCTACAGGTCCAGTTGATGCTTTTTGTCTGCTGATCCTAGAACCAGATCAG GTTGATTACTTGAATCTGAAGAGTAATCAGAGGCTCACTTTCAAAACAGTTGTTAGTGCTGCCACAGACAAAAGCTGGGTTATGGAAAGGGTCAACCCGTAA
- the LOC107463601 gene encoding pyridoxine/pyridoxamine 5'-phosphate oxidase 2 isoform X2 → MATVAWKQLLLNALESNSHLKHSTFFQLATVGTNGTPSNRTVVFRGFQDNTDNIQINTDARNRKIEELKRWPSAEICWYFTDSWEQFRIHGNIDIIDGANPDPLKLQQREKSWFANSLRSRSQYLGPNPGLPRLIEQAQPEVSLDPSTGPVDAFCLLILEPDQVDYLNLKSNQRLTFKTVVSAATDKSWVMERVNP, encoded by the exons ATGGCGACAGTGGCATGGAAGCAGCTCCTTCTGAACGCTCTTGAATCCAACTCTCATCTCAAGCACTCTACTTTCTTTCAGCTC GCAACGGTTGGAACCAACGGAACACCTTCCAACCGCACCGTTGTTTTCAG AGGATTCCAAGACAACACTGATAACATCCAAATCAACACTGATGCCCGCAATCGCAAg ATTGAAGAGCTCAAGCGTTGGCCCTCTGCTgag atATGCTGGTACTTCACAGATTCTTGGGAGCAATTCCGGATACATGGGAACATAGATATCATTGACGGAGCGAATCCTGACCCACTGAAACTTCAG CAAAGAGAGAAATCATGGTTTGCGAATTCACTGAGATCAAGGTCACAATATTTAGGGCCGAACCCTGGTCTTCCGCGTCTAATAGAGCAAGCACAGCCAGAAGTATCTTTAGATCCTTCTACAGGTCCAGTTGATGCTTTTTGTCTGCTGATCCTAGAACCAGATCAG GTTGATTACTTGAATCTGAAGAGTAATCAGAGGCTCACTTTCAAAACAGTTGTTAGTGCTGCCACAGACAAAAGCTGGGTTATGGAAAGGGTCAACCCGTAA
- the LOC107463634 gene encoding myb-related protein 308, with protein sequence MGRAPCCSKVGLHRGPWTPREDTLLTKYIQAHGEGQWKSLPKKAGLLRCGKSCRLRWMNYLRPDIKRGNITPEEDDLIIRMHSLLGNKWSLIAGRLPGRTDNEIKNYWNTHLSKKMNDSKEKDEKEGGETVAKKKNRKNKNNSKREKNKKKNKGSKEEESPKTQVYLPKPIRVKPSNLARTNSSSFTSFDSNNSASTSQEKEEDNNNNNNGEGEGDVTKAWTEETNNLVFLGEIGVNKKNNMDENDGFGFYFDGHEDLVLNNNNSDMEGQSYNYYGMEDHLNHHGTLEKLYEEYLQVLNMEDNMYELDSFAESLMV encoded by the exons atgggaaGAGCTCCTTGTTGTTCAAAAGTAGGGTTGCATAGAGGTCCATGGACTCCAAGAGAAGACACACTCCTCACTAAGTATATTCAAGCTCATGGAGAAGGACAATGGAAATCACTACCAAAAAAAGCtg GACTTTTAAGATGTGGGAAAAGTTGTAGGCTAAGATGGATGAATTATTTGAGACCAGATATAAAGCGTGGAAACATAACTCCTGAAGAAGATGATCTTATAATAAGAATGCATTCTCTCTTGGGAAACAAATGGTCCCTCATAGCTGGAAGATTGCCGGGAAGAACTGACAACGAGATCAAGAATTATTGGAACACGCATCTAAGCAAGAAGATGAATGATTCGAAGGAGAAGgatgaaaaagaaggaggagaaaccgtcgctaaaaagaaaaataggaagaacaagaacaatagtaagagagaaaagaacaagaagaaaaacaaagggtcaaaagaagaagaatcaccAAAAACACAAGTTTATTTACCAAAACCTATTAGGGTGAAGCCATCAAATTTGGCTAGAACAAATAGTTCTTCCTTTACTTCTTTTGATTCCAACAATTCGGCATCAACGAGccaggagaaagaagaagataacaataacaataacaatggcGAGGGCGAGGGCGACGTCACAAAAGCATGGACGGAGGAAACAAACAACTTGGtatttttgggtgaaattggtgtgaacaagaaaaataatatggatgAAAATGATGGGTTTGGATTCTATTTTGATGGCCATGAAGACTTGGtcctcaataataataattcagatATGGAGGGTCAATCCTATAATTATTATGGAATGGAGGATCATCTTAATCATCATGGAACATTAGAGAAGCTATATGAAGAGTATTTGCAGGTTTTGAATATGGAAGATAACATGTATGAGTTGGATTCTTTTGCTGAGTCTCTAATGGtgtaa